From Solanum stenotomum isolate F172 chromosome 2, ASM1918654v1, whole genome shotgun sequence:
TTCAGAAGTTACCTTTGTGACCAAATGGCATGAGGCATAAAGATTGGCAGCTGATAAAGCGAGAATCACCAGTGCAGAAGCTACAGTTGATGGTCTGTAGCACAAGTGTTCATGACCCAACAAAGCTAGGACTGCCAGGTATTTAGCTGTCCTCTCCATATATTCGGTAGCTGTAGCAGCTTTAAGATAGAACCTGTGCAGTTGTGACAAACGCCAAATAAAATAGATGCATGACTCTTTACTTCTTCAGTTAGTGTATGTTAAGGCTAAGTCATCAAGTATCAAATTTAAGCAATTGTATAGCATGGTTAACCGTTGTACCATAAGAAGTTGTAGATTGTGGGAAGAAAGCACTGGAAGTTGAGGACCTCCTGCACCAGCCACTCCATAGCCACCACTTCAGAACAGCTATATGCAGTGCCTGCAACAGAGAATGTCTTCTGGCGAATGCtgaaatgaaagaagtgaaCTTGTCAACTAAATAACTTTTCAGCAAATGAGACCTAAGAAGATTAGTATGCTTTAATAATGATAGGGAATGTAAAATATCAAGACTTTTGAAACTGTAATGTCCTTAGTTTCGTCAATTTGAACTTCCTTTGAGAATTTCTTACTATATTTCCCAGTAAGTAACATCCGGAAAAATGAATGCAAGGTAATTTGCAATGCTGAGCTCCCTCAGATTTTACAATTGGTTTTGAGGCTCTGCTTATATGCACTTCCTTTCGACATTTCATTACGATACTATATACTCTAGTTGCTCTCAAGTGAACAAGCCTGGATTTAATATCAGAGCAAGAGATGTTACCTGTTGAAAGGCTGGTTTTCTTCGATCCTGACTGCCAGAGTAAGGCAGGCTATGCCAGCAATTTGAAGGCATCTTTTGGTTTTGAAGTATCCTTTACTTAGAAATCTGTCAAAGAGGTTGACACTTAGGAACATCGTCTCCTTCTGAAGGTCCTTCCTCGTGGCTTGCTGTAAAAGAAATATGTCCAGCATTAGACAAGGGAAAAGTGCCAAAGTACTAGTGACATTAGTATGTAGAGGCTGTTGAAACAATTTTTAGTTCATTTGTATTGCAGTTCTCTGCAGACAAAAATGGGAATCTTAGATCCCTTGAACTACTCCCAGAACCATGGTGTTATAGGGCCATCTGGTGTAAACGCCTGAAATGCCAGTGGATccaaatttcttattttttttcattacaaAGTCCTAACAGCAGTTTATTTTTTGCTTATAATTATCCTCCCAATGAGTTACTCTATGAACAAAAGGGAAATAGTATCGAGTTATATTACTCTCAATTTGTTTCAACTTACATGGCATCCTTTCCATAATCGAACTCTCCAAAATGTTTGATGATATTATTCTACTCAACTTTCTAAGATctcatgaatttaaaattttaatattttatagtaATGTCTATCAAACTAATCTTCAATTATTATACTCTATGGACCGTTACTTTATTTCAGAAAAATGGTACTGCTAATATTTAAGCGCACACAAGCAATATGGACAGCATTATAGGCTCACGTGCAAGGTGGATTCTATTGTCTTTCTACCAgttgttaaaaaatataacttccACATGCACTATAAGCCGTAAATTTATATGGCACGAAAAGTTGATTTGATTCGCTATTAGCATCAACTTCCAGAGAAATTTTTAACTGCATTTCAGATCAACTAGAAAGGAACGCGGGGAGTAAACACGTTCATCACTAACTAACCTCGAGTATCCAATGAACCATCTGTAACCGTTGCTGCACGATTAGATCGCCGTAGTCCGTAGTGGAACAGTATTCCTCGGCGTAGTCGTGTAGATACAATTGCCTCCTCTCTCTGTTTCTTATCATCCTATAGCTCTCTTCATCCTCTTCATCCTCCAATCCCTCCATACATAAAGGAAATAAACAGAATCATGATGATATTAAGGCTAACTAATAGTATACaacataattttagaaaaaaaacttcaataatTACTATCTCAATCTAAAACCAGTTCAATCCGCTAATTTAAATTCTCTCTATCTACTCTGATACAACTATATTTGTTTCAATCCACTGCTCAGTATTCATGAACTACAAATTCGATGATTTTAGAGAGAGATCAATAGATTTTGTGAAATGTAAATTTTCAGTACAAATTAAAGGAAGTTAAATAAATAGCTTACAGTGAATTCAGTAGAAATGTGATCTTCCGAAGAGTTTATGGGAGTGGATTGCAAAGCAGCGGTTGATCTGCAGAACTGTTGACCGAACCGAAGAAACAACGTGAAAGTAGGTGAAGGACTAGCGTCTGCGTTCGATTTCTCAGAGAACTGGCTTCCGGAGTCGTACCAATACGACGGACTATAGTCGGAGAGATCTATATCGGAACTCTCCGGGAATATCTCCGATTGGAGTTCAGAATTAGCTGATGAATAGTCATCAGAGACATCAACAATTGAGAAATTTTCAGAACATTCCAGATCAAATTCTGCTTCAACGAGTTTCTCATGAGCTTGTTCTACAGCAGATAATTCTACCTCTGGACAGACTCGTGAAACTTCAGACTCGACCTCTTCCGCTGCTCTGTTTTCACTACATTTGATTGATTGAACTGATAAATTTCCACATTTTGACTCCGAAGGCGACTGTAAGACGGAATTGAATGAAACGACATCTTCATGGTTGATTTTCGCAGCATTTCTGCTTCCTTCAACAGCATCCCCTCCGGATTTTGAGCTTTCACCGCAAAAACCACCAGAAGCTTTCAGAAATCTCGAAATTGCTTCAGAATCCTCAGTTCCTTCAATAAATTTTGCATTTCTATTCCGCTTTGAAACAATATCGCGAGAGATATCAACTGGATCttcaatttttatgatttttccGATAACTTCAGAACACGAATCAACACAAGAGCATTCCGAAAATTCCACTTCAGCATCCTTCTTCTGATCCAAAAGTAAGTTCTTCCTGAAATAAGCTCTAGTAATTCTCCGAAATTCCTCTCCTTCAATTTCACGCTTCTTCACTTCCTTATTCACAGAACCTTTGCTCGATTGACGCGAAACTTCACTTGTCAAGTGAGACGAAGCAGCAACTGGGAATGAACGTAGAATCGGAGATATATGTGATCGCTTCCGGCGAGGTAGCTTCGACCGGAGCTGCTTCTTCACTGCCGGTAGGATTTCCTTAGGTTGCTGAACCGCCTTTTGAACTGCTTCTGCATGTAACTTTCGCTTCATTGCTTGTACTTTGCTTAGAACGTGTGAATTTCCTCAAACCGAGTGTGTTCAAGTTGTGTGCGTCAGTGAGAGGAAGCCGTTAATGGCGTTTGTTTGCTCGGAGAGAAAATGGGGAAAATGGGGAGTGTGAGGGTTTATATACGCTGTGGTTGAGTGGGACCACGTTGATGTCACGTTGTTGTTAATTTTTCtttcacattttctttttctttttcttttatttttttctcgtGCAGAAATACTTAaaacacttttcattttttcgaaaatagtttaaatttaattgaaaatttgcccataaaatctttaatttttttgaatgaaatttatatatttataaattatgtaaaaagcattataagtcataataattgataattcaatttATAGTATCTCAAAATCCGAAAAATATCACACAAAATAAGACAGAgaagtgtgtgtatatatatattctcaatttaaaaagtacaaacagtttaaattatttatcttataaAAGAAGTCGGCCGACTATTCAATTCTAACTAAGATAAATCTACTATAAATGTGGATATTTTCGTTTTGAGAGTGAGAATTGTAGCTCACAGAATTACAAGTTTTTGCATAATTTGCTTCTGATTTCAATAAAACTACTCAAAATTAATTGATTGGTATaaattaatactccctctattcacaaagaatgaccttcttttctttttagtcagtttcaaaaagaatgacatctttccttttttggtaacattttgttttttgctttccacgtagcatgtttaagaccacaagattaagggcaattttgtacatttgacataattttaatttagaaccacaagattcaaNATTTACTTAAACTCCGTGTGTCAAACCAGGTCATTCTttatgaaacggagggagtatcttaTATGAATTATTATGTGAAGTTGCATAATAGAAAAGAACACATTCATTATACAATGTTGCTCAAACAAATCTTATATAACAAGGAGTAATATCTTTATTATTGACGAATTACAttctattaatatttatttcttaattgaaaatatttaaagagtAAACTAATATTcgaaactcaaaaaataataaataataaatatgctTCTTTCTTTCAAAAGATGTGCTTTGGTGTCGGTGCATCCCTATGCAAAATTCAATAAGAATTCAtataagatatttattttattttttatttatttttaattcatataAGATATCGATGGACCCCtatccaaaattttaaatgtataaataagTACTTCATAATTCATTTCACTTTATTCAAATTAGTTCATGTATAAAAGTACTATTATTTCCCTGGTTTGAGTTGCATAAGCTTATAGACATATTTAATAACTCTTATAGTCTATATAGCTATTTAAAATCACAAAGGTTTGATATGTTAtacacatttttaatttaaaattataattattattttttatcttctcaaatttcataGTTAATCAAACTAAATAGGGATCTAAACACAAACTAAgcgatattttttaaaaaattattatttgagaaaaaatttcatatccaaGAGAGCATAGCAATACTCTCCACTCTCCATTTCTAAACAAAATGGAATTAAGGGAGAGGTATAGATTCGTTCATgtgtttttcttgattattaGTACTTAGTAATATTCAAGTATAattgtataataataataacaccaTCAAAAAGATGTATCAGCAGGTGCAAGGAGTTTGAAAGTGAAGGCTAGATAGACATTTAGAGAGTGAACTTTTATTCTAGATGAGTAGTGGCAATGTCTAGAGGCTGATGTAGCAAGTTGTGTTGGGTCAGTTCgatcttttttttgtgtggttTCTATGTTTTGAGCGGTAAATTCTActtgataaataaaatactcTTTATGTTGATTTATGTGATATGTTTCTAttaatttaagagaaaaaaaaacttaccaaACTTGTAGTCCTTAACTCCAACATATCATGACAATATGTTGTAAAACATATGAGTAATATGTTGTAACATATAAGACTTTTGAAATATCAATCAAACAGAtttgaagaagtaaaaaaatcaTGTGCGGTGAACGTGGATCGAACACATGACCTTCCGATCTTCAGAGCGTTTGAAATATCAATCAAACAGATTTGAAGAAGTAAAAAGGAATTATGTGCGGTGAACATGGATCGAACACGTGACGACCTTCGGATCTTCAGTCTGACGCTCTCCCGACTGAGCTATCCCCGCAACCATACTAATTGCACCAGCCGGGAATCGAACCCGGGTCTGTACTGTGGCAGGGTACTATTCTACCACTAGACCACTGGTGCTAGATGCATGTTTTTGAATAAATTGTTTTACTTACTCTAATGATTTTGTTGAAACGTAACACATCcatcaataataaaattaaactaccttattagacatacatcacTATCATATATAGTAACCTTACTTctactttcaaataattataatattaccacttttaatattatataccATATATTATTATAGATACATCAGATACTCATATCTCTTAAATTTAGTTATATTCACAATTAAACAATCCCATATTCAAGCTTTCATGTTAATCAATTATCTCTCTCTTATCAACCTCCATCTCCACCATCatcttctctctttcttctttctctccaCCATGGAGTCCACCATTATACCTTTAacattaaaatataaaacaacaacataacAATTTGAGGTTTGTGTTTACTTAATCATTTTCAAAGTCATGTATTCGTGATagatttcaatttgttttgtcTTCTAGTTTTTAAAAGTTAAGTTAAAACTCActtgatttagagtttcttagttTTCTTTCATGGCAGTGATTCTCCAAATAAgaacttttatttattgttgCTTGAAAATAGGTATGAAAATTATCActgtaattttttatattttcaaccgcttaaatttgaaaataaaaaaaatgtaataactTTGAcgaacaaaaaagaaaaatagtatgCAGTAATTGTGATAAACCTTTATGAGGAAGAAGATGAGAAAGGAACTTTTTGGATCGGATTGGAATTATTAATGTATTTGGCATATTATTATTACACCAAAAGGGAGACCCAAAAACTCTTAACTTAATTACCCTTTCTACATTGAACTTGAGATGAGGTTTATGTAACTTTGTCGATAAACTACTAAATTCGAGTGACTTTATGAATAAACTAGTCTAACTTGATTGACTtttttgatacaaaacaaaCATAAGCGACTTTAGTAAAAAAATTGCTATAGTTGAGTGAACGTTTAAGTAATTCAGTTGAATATCTATGCAGTTGAATTTCTTCTAATTTCTTCGAGAATCTGGTTCTACGACGGAGCTTGAGAGAAGACTTAGTGGCGAATGCATATCTTTCTTGCGACAATAACACATTTGGTGTAAATTCGTGGTCTCTATCATTTGTTAGATGCCTCTTCTTCTTAGCTAGATCTTCCATAATTGGCATTagtatattaataataatgtgtGCTAGGGTCTATACTATATTTATAGAGagtttttcattttcctttcctgcaaggaaaaagtaagaaaatacaaataagagttatttttttgttttttttcctcttgTTTTCATGTTTAAAACAAGTTAggaatcctttttttttatggaacTTGATAACACATAATTTTTCCAAGAGATTGTTTCAAGTTTCTTCTAGGGTGACAATGGGATTCTTATAAGGTAACCAACTATATaattactaataataataataatcatggaaaatggtcaaatttaccactttattttattatattactcaaatattatcaaatttatcTCCAAATTAACAGTTCCCCTAATCTAGCAAAAATTACCCTACTAATAACTTTAGAATCTAAAGGTTGAACAGAAAAGAAACAGCAAAATCTACATGTTTATAGCTAAGATGGGCCAAAAGAAGGTGATGAGCCCAAGTTATCCTAAGATGGGCCAAAAAAGGTGAAGAGAGCCCAAATTATCCTAAGATGGGCCAAAAGGAGGTGAAGAGCCCAAACTATCTAGGGTTCTATAATTTCCACACTTTGTCCTTATAAATACACcaaatatgtataaaatttaCATAAACGGCTAgggttaaaaaaattgtcttctCTCCTTCTATTAGCAGATTTCTGCCGCATCGATTAAATTTCAATTGCTTTTTTCTGTGTTTAGtgatattttcctcaaattcatCTATGGAGATTAACAAAggaaaatttttgttttttatttgatgtgTGGTttcattaaatttgaattcgagcTTTGTTTTTTCGATTgccttttctattttatttgttttgtgttttaatACTATTTTGTCTCTGATGATGATCAAATATATAACTTTCGTTCTTCCGAGATTAAATCATGCGGAAAAGTTATGGAGACCTGAACTGAAGAGacaaattgaattattttttttgtatactatattaatttttctgtttgtttgaatttggctgtttttttattgataataatatttttgagtactaaaatatttttttggtggTTGAATTTGTTAAGATGGATCTTATTTTTGTCTTCTAATGATGATTATTAGTAACATTTACTGATATTTAATCATGTTGATAAAAAACTTTGGAGACCTGAACTGAAGAGTCACTAATAAGATCATTTTTCATATGATTTTCTGTATTAGTTTGGAAATTGGGAGGGCAAATCCACAAAGATGTTAACGcacaattttcattttaatcCACCCTGCATTAAGTATATAAACATTTTCAATCCACATATAAAAATGTATGTAATTTCATTCTAGTTAATTGAAAAGATTTTCTAATCAATCCAAATATCTTTTGGATTTTAATGCCCATTTCTCTTTTTAAACaactaaaataatatcaatagcTTGATATGAAAAATGATTGTTCATAACTAAATGATAATTGATTACagtaaaaaattacacaaaataaACCCAAAGAAATTCGACAAAAATTGAACCTTTTAAATATGATAACAAACCAAACTTGCAAACATTACATACccaataaaataatcttaattcatataatttttaggaaaaattacttaaatgcacaatttatttgattatattctctaaaattttctatcatttgaaaatattacaaaaatttcGTTCTCTCCTATTttttggatacatcactttatgcAAAGTATCGGTCTGATTCATTGATGTGTTGGGATCAGGAGCGGCTCAACATAATTTgtggcctaaagcgaaatttttattagaggcctaaaatctatataaattttatctatatctatttatttttctaaatttctagACGTAAATTACTActtaatatcttttatataaatgatttttcaaacacttttttttttaattattagttttaagtaagattttatcaatttaacattgaaaaacattcttttattgagacaattattatatgaattattaacacaattttataagtaataagttgataaactttaaagataagagttagaatcatagaatttgattcaaaaagctgataacttggtatacctactttaatatgaaaattaacaaataaattttaaaaaaaaattataatgcactttgttcaacacttttcgactattgattcatatttttgagaatGTATTACTCTAACtatcaaagatttgaagaaatagagtgcaaaaagagttacaaaggataaataATGTGAGTGTTAACGAAGAAAATGTAAGAATCCAAAACAATGCTTCCTTAATTTATTCTATTTGAATGGGGTtaagatacataattttttatttataaaaatttgaggTGCCCAACTAAGGCCAATGCCTAAAATTTTATAGGCAAGAGTCGGCCCTGATCGGGATGTAATATATCACTTTATGAGATATCGGTCAGTTACATCACTCTCGGGAGTGATGTATTCGTAACCAAGACGCGGTATATTGAGATGTTGTCAATATGTTGGGGGATGTATTTGGAACCGGAACGTAATGTTTCATGATATTTTTTGGGCTGTATCCAAAATCTGCCAAATTTAAGAGATTTTGTAATTTAGAAAAGAGTAGAAATATGATGTAATTAGTTTTTTACACGATGAGATTTGTGTAAAACTTCCAACAATGGC
This genomic window contains:
- the LOC125855539 gene encoding cyclin-SDS, whose protein sequence is MKRKLHAEAVQKAVQQPKEILPAVKKQLRSKLPRRKRSHISPILRSFPVAASSHLTSEVSRQSSKGSVNKEVKKREIEGEEFRRITRAYFRKNLLLDQKKDAEVEFSECSCVDSCSEVIGKIIKIEDPVDISRDIVSKRNRNAKFIEGTEDSEAISRFLKASGGFCGESSKSGGDAVEGSRNAAKINHEDVVSFNSVLQSPSESKCGNLSVQSIKCSENRAAEEVESEVSRVCPEVELSAVEQAHEKLVEAEFDLECSENFSIVDVSDDYSSANSELQSEIFPESSDIDLSDYSPSYWYDSGSQFSEKSNADASPSPTFTLFLRFGQQFCRSTAALQSTPINSSEDHISTEFTGLEDEEDEESYRMIRNRERRQLYLHDYAEEYCSTTDYGDLIVQQRLQMVHWILEQATRKDLQKETMFLSVNLFDRFLSKGYFKTKRCLQIAGIACLTLAVRIEENQPFNSIRQKTFSVAGTAYSCSEVVAMEWLVQEVLNFQCFLPTIYNFLWFYLKAATATEYMERTAKYLAVLALLGHEHLCYRPSTVASALVILALSAANLYASCHLVTKTHAKIKDEDLPECIKSLEWLVKYI